One region of Vigna angularis cultivar LongXiaoDou No.4 chromosome 10, ASM1680809v1, whole genome shotgun sequence genomic DNA includes:
- the LOC108338379 gene encoding probable sphingolipid transporter spinster homolog 2 isoform X2, whose amino-acid sequence MASESGQSSNPSWFTPKRLLMIFCIINMLNYVDRGAIASNGVNGSLATCTDSGICTGGSGIQGDFNLNNFQDGVLSSAFMVGLLIASPIFASLAKSHNPFRLIGVGLSVWTFAIAGCGSSFDFWSIAICRMLVGVGEASFISLAAPFIDDHAPAAQKTAWLATFYMCIPAGTALGYVYGGFVGSQFNWRVAFWVLAILMLPFPILGFVTKPLQLEGFAPLESKHTPTSIETNDSETGGDDMLAEDQALLRGSKSTSKLWDQFTIFSKDIQELLHDQVYVVNVLGYISYNFVIGAYSYWGPKAGYNIYHMSNADLLFGGMTIVCGILGTLAGGLFLDRISSTISNSFKLLSGATFLGAIFCFIAFLFKSLSGFIVFFSMGELLIFVTQAPVNYVSLRCVKPSLRPLSMAVSTVSIHIFGDVPSSPLVGVLQASGRKYFRLAENAPVKRALCRIILIHELIIKIMITEDNSQDKNNGLKFLILFLMLQCI is encoded by the exons ATGGCATCGGAGTCGGGTCAAAGTTCTAATCCTTCTTGGTTTACGCCTAAAAG GCTTCTTATGATATTTTGTATCATTAACATGCTAAACTATGTGGATCGAGGAGCTATTGCCAGTAACGGTGTAAATGGAAGTCTTGCAACTTGTACTGACTCCGGTATTTGTACTGGTGGCAGTGGAATTCA GGGGGATTTTAACTTGAACAATTTTCAAGATGGTGTTCTGTCATCTGCATTTATGGTTGGACTCCTAATTGCTTCTCCAATATTTGCTTCTCTGGCCAAAAG TCACAATCCATTTCGGCTTATTGGTGTTGGATTGTCTGTTTGGACATTTGCGATAGCTGGATGTGGTAGTTCGTTTGATTTTTGGTCTATTGCAATATGCCGAAT GCTAGTTGGGGTAGGTGAAGCTTCCTTCATAAGTCTTGCAGCACCATTCATAGATGACCATGCCCCTGCTGCACAG AAAACAGCATGGCTTGCTACGTTTTATATGTGCATACCAGCTGGGACTGCTCTGGGCTATGTTTATGGTGGATTT GTTGGAAGTCAATTTAACTGGCGTGTAGCATTCTGGGTTTTGGCAATTTTGATGCTTCCTTTTCCCATTTTGGGTTTTGTAACGAAGCCTTTGCAATTGGAAG GTTTTGCACCCTTGGAATCCAAACACACACCAACGTCTATTGAAACAAATGATTCAGAAACTGGAG GTGATGACATGCTTGCTGAAGATCAAGCCTTGCTAAGAGGATCCAA GTCAACATCCAAATTGTGGGATCAATTCACCATCTTTTCAAAAGATATACAGGAGCTCTTGCATGACCAAGTGTATGTTGTAAATGTTCTAG GGTACATATCGTACAATTTTGTTATTGGAGCTTATTCATATTGGGGCCCAAAGGCAGGATACAACATTTATCATATG AGTAATGCTGACTTGTTGTTTGGAGGCATGACAATTGTTTGTGGGATTTTGGGGACATTAGCTGGAGGCTTGTTTCTTGACAGGATATCTTCAACAATCTCTAATTCTTTCAAG CTTCTTTCTGGAGCAACATTTCTCGGAGCAATCTTCTGCTTCATTGCTTTTCTTTTCAAGAGCTTGTCTGGTTTCATAGTCTTCTTCTCTATGGGTGAACTACTGATTTTTGTCACTCAG GCTCCTGTAAATTATGTCTCTCTCCGATGTGTAAAACCTAGTTTGAGACCACTGTCTATGGCTGTATCTACAGTTTCAATCCATATCTTTGGTGATGTGCCTTCCTCACCACTCGTTGGAGTCCTGCAG GCTTCTgggagaaaatattttagactGGCCGAAAATGCTCCTGTGAAACGTGCACTCTGCAGAATAATACTTATACACGAGCTGATTATAAAGATAATGATTACTGAAGACAATTcacaagataaaaataatggGCTAAAGTTTTTAATCCTATTTCTTATGTTACAATGCATCTAG
- the LOC108336730 gene encoding uncharacterized protein LOC108336730 — protein sequence MSLLSASTECDNIYNTSFLFYRNTEHSNLPKMDDPKLPSHHSSISLIARLDHLEFIMKYLERKQRSGSNVPADKAKQPFDFSTKEDFFKGTLLDRVTSLEHRLFKLYVDIDSSGNPLPLSRDSTQTSGESSTSQGSKTEICHSFPTFNNLSNNTERGLMPIKTTETPQEKCESEKQQIKNSCPPKQQVQVVKNRPKKNEKKGQVEKKRVSNVGWPHLKLLGC from the exons ATGTCTTTGTTGAGTGCGAGCACTGAGtgtgataatatatataacacatcATTCTTATTTTATCGAAACACAGAACACTCCAATTTGCCAAAAATGGATGACCCCAAACTACCCTCTCATCACTCATCCATCTCTCTCATTGCTAGGCTGGATCATTTGGAGTTCATT ATGAAATACttagaaagaaaacaaagatcTGGCAGCAATGTCCCTGCTGACAAAGCCAAACAACCTTTCGATTTCTCCACCAAAGAGGATTTCTTTAAAGGCACATTGTTGGATCGAGTTACCTCTCTTGAACACAGACTTTTTAAG CTTTATGTAGATATTGATTCAAGTGGAAACCCTCTACCTTTGTCCCGTGATTCCACACAAACTTCTGGGGAATCTTCTACCAGCCAGGGATCCAAGACAGAAATATGTCACTCTTTTCCAACTTTCAACAATCTCTCAAATAATACTGAGAGAGGATTAATGCCTATCAAGACAACTGAAACACCCCag GAAAAATGTGAGAGCGAGAAGCAACAAATTAAAAACTCGTGTCCTCCTAAGCAACAGGTGCAGGTGGTGAAGAATAGACCtaagaagaatgaaaagaaagGCCAAGTTGAAAAAAAACGAGTATCTAATGTTGGTTGGCCACATTTAAAACTACTAGGTTGCTGA
- the LOC108338379 gene encoding probable sphingolipid transporter spinster homolog 2 isoform X5 has product MASESGQSSNPSWFTPKRLLMIFCIINMLNYVDRGAIASNGVNGSLATCTDSGICTGGSGIQGDFNLNNFQDGVLSSAFMVGLLIASPIFASLAKSHNPFRLIGVGLSVWTFAIAGCGSSFDFWSIAICRMLVGVGEASFISLAAPFIDDHAPAAQKTAWLATFYMCIPAGTALGYVYGGFVGSQFNWRVAFWVLAILMLPFPILGFVTKPLQLEGFAPLESKHTPTSIETNDSETGGDDMLAEDQALLRGSKSTSKLWDQFTIFSKDIQELLHDQVYVVNVLGYISYNFVIGAYSYWGPKAGYNIYHMSNADLLFGGMTIVCGILGTLAGGLFLDRISSTISNSFKLLSGATFLGAIFCFIAFLFKSLSGFIVFFSMGELLIFVTQFQSISLVMCLPHHSLESCRIILTTGGRHHFV; this is encoded by the exons ATGGCATCGGAGTCGGGTCAAAGTTCTAATCCTTCTTGGTTTACGCCTAAAAG GCTTCTTATGATATTTTGTATCATTAACATGCTAAACTATGTGGATCGAGGAGCTATTGCCAGTAACGGTGTAAATGGAAGTCTTGCAACTTGTACTGACTCCGGTATTTGTACTGGTGGCAGTGGAATTCA GGGGGATTTTAACTTGAACAATTTTCAAGATGGTGTTCTGTCATCTGCATTTATGGTTGGACTCCTAATTGCTTCTCCAATATTTGCTTCTCTGGCCAAAAG TCACAATCCATTTCGGCTTATTGGTGTTGGATTGTCTGTTTGGACATTTGCGATAGCTGGATGTGGTAGTTCGTTTGATTTTTGGTCTATTGCAATATGCCGAAT GCTAGTTGGGGTAGGTGAAGCTTCCTTCATAAGTCTTGCAGCACCATTCATAGATGACCATGCCCCTGCTGCACAG AAAACAGCATGGCTTGCTACGTTTTATATGTGCATACCAGCTGGGACTGCTCTGGGCTATGTTTATGGTGGATTT GTTGGAAGTCAATTTAACTGGCGTGTAGCATTCTGGGTTTTGGCAATTTTGATGCTTCCTTTTCCCATTTTGGGTTTTGTAACGAAGCCTTTGCAATTGGAAG GTTTTGCACCCTTGGAATCCAAACACACACCAACGTCTATTGAAACAAATGATTCAGAAACTGGAG GTGATGACATGCTTGCTGAAGATCAAGCCTTGCTAAGAGGATCCAA GTCAACATCCAAATTGTGGGATCAATTCACCATCTTTTCAAAAGATATACAGGAGCTCTTGCATGACCAAGTGTATGTTGTAAATGTTCTAG GGTACATATCGTACAATTTTGTTATTGGAGCTTATTCATATTGGGGCCCAAAGGCAGGATACAACATTTATCATATG AGTAATGCTGACTTGTTGTTTGGAGGCATGACAATTGTTTGTGGGATTTTGGGGACATTAGCTGGAGGCTTGTTTCTTGACAGGATATCTTCAACAATCTCTAATTCTTTCAAG CTTCTTTCTGGAGCAACATTTCTCGGAGCAATCTTCTGCTTCATTGCTTTTCTTTTCAAGAGCTTGTCTGGTTTCATAGTCTTCTTCTCTATGGGTGAACTACTGATTTTTGTCACTCAG TTTCAATCCATATCTTTGGTGATGTGCCTTCCTCACCACTCGTTGGAGTCCTGCAG GATCATATTAACGACTGGAGGAAGACATCACTTTGTTTAA
- the LOC108338379 gene encoding probable sphingolipid transporter spinster homolog 2 isoform X4, translated as MASESGQSSNPSWFTPKRLLMIFCIINMLNYVDRGAIASNGVNGSLATCTDSGICTGGSGIQGDFNLNNFQDGVLSSAFMVGLLIASPIFASLAKSHNPFRLIGVGLSVWTFAIAGCGSSFDFWSIAICRMLVGVGEASFISLAAPFIDDHAPAAQKTAWLATFYMCIPAGTALGYVYGGFVGSQFNWRVAFWVLAILMLPFPILGFVTKPLQLEGFAPLESKHTPTSIETNDSETGGDDMLAEDQALLRGSKSTSKLWDQFTIFSKDIQELLHDQVYVVNVLGYISYNFVIGAYSYWGPKAGYNIYHMSNADLLFGGMTIVCGILGTLAGGLFLDRISSTISNSFKLLSGATFLGAIFCFIAFLFKSLSGFIVFFSMGELLIFVTQFQSISLVMCLPHHSLESCRLLGENILDWPKMLL; from the exons ATGGCATCGGAGTCGGGTCAAAGTTCTAATCCTTCTTGGTTTACGCCTAAAAG GCTTCTTATGATATTTTGTATCATTAACATGCTAAACTATGTGGATCGAGGAGCTATTGCCAGTAACGGTGTAAATGGAAGTCTTGCAACTTGTACTGACTCCGGTATTTGTACTGGTGGCAGTGGAATTCA GGGGGATTTTAACTTGAACAATTTTCAAGATGGTGTTCTGTCATCTGCATTTATGGTTGGACTCCTAATTGCTTCTCCAATATTTGCTTCTCTGGCCAAAAG TCACAATCCATTTCGGCTTATTGGTGTTGGATTGTCTGTTTGGACATTTGCGATAGCTGGATGTGGTAGTTCGTTTGATTTTTGGTCTATTGCAATATGCCGAAT GCTAGTTGGGGTAGGTGAAGCTTCCTTCATAAGTCTTGCAGCACCATTCATAGATGACCATGCCCCTGCTGCACAG AAAACAGCATGGCTTGCTACGTTTTATATGTGCATACCAGCTGGGACTGCTCTGGGCTATGTTTATGGTGGATTT GTTGGAAGTCAATTTAACTGGCGTGTAGCATTCTGGGTTTTGGCAATTTTGATGCTTCCTTTTCCCATTTTGGGTTTTGTAACGAAGCCTTTGCAATTGGAAG GTTTTGCACCCTTGGAATCCAAACACACACCAACGTCTATTGAAACAAATGATTCAGAAACTGGAG GTGATGACATGCTTGCTGAAGATCAAGCCTTGCTAAGAGGATCCAA GTCAACATCCAAATTGTGGGATCAATTCACCATCTTTTCAAAAGATATACAGGAGCTCTTGCATGACCAAGTGTATGTTGTAAATGTTCTAG GGTACATATCGTACAATTTTGTTATTGGAGCTTATTCATATTGGGGCCCAAAGGCAGGATACAACATTTATCATATG AGTAATGCTGACTTGTTGTTTGGAGGCATGACAATTGTTTGTGGGATTTTGGGGACATTAGCTGGAGGCTTGTTTCTTGACAGGATATCTTCAACAATCTCTAATTCTTTCAAG CTTCTTTCTGGAGCAACATTTCTCGGAGCAATCTTCTGCTTCATTGCTTTTCTTTTCAAGAGCTTGTCTGGTTTCATAGTCTTCTTCTCTATGGGTGAACTACTGATTTTTGTCACTCAG TTTCAATCCATATCTTTGGTGATGTGCCTTCCTCACCACTCGTTGGAGTCCTGCAG GCTTCTgggagaaaatattttagactGGCCGAAAATGCTCCTGTGA
- the LOC108338379 gene encoding probable sphingolipid transporter spinster homolog 2 isoform X1: MASESGQSSNPSWFTPKRLLMIFCIINMLNYVDRGAIASNGVNGSLATCTDSGICTGGSGIQGDFNLNNFQDGVLSSAFMVGLLIASPIFASLAKSHNPFRLIGVGLSVWTFAIAGCGSSFDFWSIAICRMLVGVGEASFISLAAPFIDDHAPAAQKTAWLATFYMCIPAGTALGYVYGGFVGSQFNWRVAFWVLAILMLPFPILGFVTKPLQLEGFAPLESKHTPTSIETNDSETGGDDMLAEDQALLRGSKSTSKLWDQFTIFSKDIQELLHDQVYVVNVLGYISYNFVIGAYSYWGPKAGYNIYHMSNADLLFGGMTIVCGILGTLAGGLFLDRISSTISNSFKLLSGATFLGAIFCFIAFLFKSLSGFIVFFSMGELLIFVTQAPVNYVSLRCVKPSLRPLSMAVSTVSIHIFGDVPSSPLVGVLQDHINDWRKTSLCLTSIFFLAAVIWFIGIFMKSVDVYDKDDEERSATSRRGKQTPLIEGNRDASSEI, translated from the exons ATGGCATCGGAGTCGGGTCAAAGTTCTAATCCTTCTTGGTTTACGCCTAAAAG GCTTCTTATGATATTTTGTATCATTAACATGCTAAACTATGTGGATCGAGGAGCTATTGCCAGTAACGGTGTAAATGGAAGTCTTGCAACTTGTACTGACTCCGGTATTTGTACTGGTGGCAGTGGAATTCA GGGGGATTTTAACTTGAACAATTTTCAAGATGGTGTTCTGTCATCTGCATTTATGGTTGGACTCCTAATTGCTTCTCCAATATTTGCTTCTCTGGCCAAAAG TCACAATCCATTTCGGCTTATTGGTGTTGGATTGTCTGTTTGGACATTTGCGATAGCTGGATGTGGTAGTTCGTTTGATTTTTGGTCTATTGCAATATGCCGAAT GCTAGTTGGGGTAGGTGAAGCTTCCTTCATAAGTCTTGCAGCACCATTCATAGATGACCATGCCCCTGCTGCACAG AAAACAGCATGGCTTGCTACGTTTTATATGTGCATACCAGCTGGGACTGCTCTGGGCTATGTTTATGGTGGATTT GTTGGAAGTCAATTTAACTGGCGTGTAGCATTCTGGGTTTTGGCAATTTTGATGCTTCCTTTTCCCATTTTGGGTTTTGTAACGAAGCCTTTGCAATTGGAAG GTTTTGCACCCTTGGAATCCAAACACACACCAACGTCTATTGAAACAAATGATTCAGAAACTGGAG GTGATGACATGCTTGCTGAAGATCAAGCCTTGCTAAGAGGATCCAA GTCAACATCCAAATTGTGGGATCAATTCACCATCTTTTCAAAAGATATACAGGAGCTCTTGCATGACCAAGTGTATGTTGTAAATGTTCTAG GGTACATATCGTACAATTTTGTTATTGGAGCTTATTCATATTGGGGCCCAAAGGCAGGATACAACATTTATCATATG AGTAATGCTGACTTGTTGTTTGGAGGCATGACAATTGTTTGTGGGATTTTGGGGACATTAGCTGGAGGCTTGTTTCTTGACAGGATATCTTCAACAATCTCTAATTCTTTCAAG CTTCTTTCTGGAGCAACATTTCTCGGAGCAATCTTCTGCTTCATTGCTTTTCTTTTCAAGAGCTTGTCTGGTTTCATAGTCTTCTTCTCTATGGGTGAACTACTGATTTTTGTCACTCAG GCTCCTGTAAATTATGTCTCTCTCCGATGTGTAAAACCTAGTTTGAGACCACTGTCTATGGCTGTATCTACAGTTTCAATCCATATCTTTGGTGATGTGCCTTCCTCACCACTCGTTGGAGTCCTGCAG GATCATATTAACGACTGGAGGAAGACATCACTTTGTTTAACATCCATTTTCTTTCTTGCTGCTGTTATATGGTTCATAG GAATCTTTATGAAAAGTGTTGACGTATATGACAAAGATGATGAGGAACGATCTGCCACATCTAGAAGAGGGAAACAGACACCATTGATTGAAGGGAACAGAGATGCATCGAGTGAAATCTAA
- the LOC108338379 gene encoding probable sphingolipid transporter spinster homolog 2 isoform X3, whose protein sequence is MASESGQSSNPSWFTPKRLLMIFCIINMLNYVDRGAIASNGVNGSLATCTDSGICTGGSGIQGDFNLNNFQDGVLSSAFMVGLLIASPIFASLAKRLVGVGEASFISLAAPFIDDHAPAAQKTAWLATFYMCIPAGTALGYVYGGFVGSQFNWRVAFWVLAILMLPFPILGFVTKPLQLEGFAPLESKHTPTSIETNDSETGGDDMLAEDQALLRGSKSTSKLWDQFTIFSKDIQELLHDQVYVVNVLGYISYNFVIGAYSYWGPKAGYNIYHMSNADLLFGGMTIVCGILGTLAGGLFLDRISSTISNSFKLLSGATFLGAIFCFIAFLFKSLSGFIVFFSMGELLIFVTQAPVNYVSLRCVKPSLRPLSMAVSTVSIHIFGDVPSSPLVGVLQDHINDWRKTSLCLTSIFFLAAVIWFIGIFMKSVDVYDKDDEERSATSRRGKQTPLIEGNRDASSEI, encoded by the exons ATGGCATCGGAGTCGGGTCAAAGTTCTAATCCTTCTTGGTTTACGCCTAAAAG GCTTCTTATGATATTTTGTATCATTAACATGCTAAACTATGTGGATCGAGGAGCTATTGCCAGTAACGGTGTAAATGGAAGTCTTGCAACTTGTACTGACTCCGGTATTTGTACTGGTGGCAGTGGAATTCA GGGGGATTTTAACTTGAACAATTTTCAAGATGGTGTTCTGTCATCTGCATTTATGGTTGGACTCCTAATTGCTTCTCCAATATTTGCTTCTCTGGCCAAAAG GCTAGTTGGGGTAGGTGAAGCTTCCTTCATAAGTCTTGCAGCACCATTCATAGATGACCATGCCCCTGCTGCACAG AAAACAGCATGGCTTGCTACGTTTTATATGTGCATACCAGCTGGGACTGCTCTGGGCTATGTTTATGGTGGATTT GTTGGAAGTCAATTTAACTGGCGTGTAGCATTCTGGGTTTTGGCAATTTTGATGCTTCCTTTTCCCATTTTGGGTTTTGTAACGAAGCCTTTGCAATTGGAAG GTTTTGCACCCTTGGAATCCAAACACACACCAACGTCTATTGAAACAAATGATTCAGAAACTGGAG GTGATGACATGCTTGCTGAAGATCAAGCCTTGCTAAGAGGATCCAA GTCAACATCCAAATTGTGGGATCAATTCACCATCTTTTCAAAAGATATACAGGAGCTCTTGCATGACCAAGTGTATGTTGTAAATGTTCTAG GGTACATATCGTACAATTTTGTTATTGGAGCTTATTCATATTGGGGCCCAAAGGCAGGATACAACATTTATCATATG AGTAATGCTGACTTGTTGTTTGGAGGCATGACAATTGTTTGTGGGATTTTGGGGACATTAGCTGGAGGCTTGTTTCTTGACAGGATATCTTCAACAATCTCTAATTCTTTCAAG CTTCTTTCTGGAGCAACATTTCTCGGAGCAATCTTCTGCTTCATTGCTTTTCTTTTCAAGAGCTTGTCTGGTTTCATAGTCTTCTTCTCTATGGGTGAACTACTGATTTTTGTCACTCAG GCTCCTGTAAATTATGTCTCTCTCCGATGTGTAAAACCTAGTTTGAGACCACTGTCTATGGCTGTATCTACAGTTTCAATCCATATCTTTGGTGATGTGCCTTCCTCACCACTCGTTGGAGTCCTGCAG GATCATATTAACGACTGGAGGAAGACATCACTTTGTTTAACATCCATTTTCTTTCTTGCTGCTGTTATATGGTTCATAG GAATCTTTATGAAAAGTGTTGACGTATATGACAAAGATGATGAGGAACGATCTGCCACATCTAGAAGAGGGAAACAGACACCATTGATTGAAGGGAACAGAGATGCATCGAGTGAAATCTAA
- the LOC108336403 gene encoding mitochondrial carnitine/acylcarnitine carrier-like protein isoform X1, protein MKINKSHKLNFHVCLEHKFISSIHWSQRQQRQSEFPRHPVSSSEQTLMGDVAKDLTAGTIGGVAQLIVGHPFDTIKVKLQSQPTPLPGQLPRYSGAIDAVKQTVAAEGPRGLYKGMGAPLATVAAFNAVLFSVRGQMEALLRSHPGATLTVNQQVVCGAGAGIAVSFLACPTELIKCRLQAQSALAGTGAGTVAVKYGGPMDVARQVLRSEGGIRGLFKGMVPTMAREVPGNAALFGVYEALKQLLAGGTDTSGLDRGSLLLAGGLAGAAYWLAVYPTDVVKSVIQIDDYKNPKFSGSIDAFRRISATEGFKGLYKGFGPAMARSVPANAACFLAYEMTRSALA, encoded by the exons atgaaaataaataaatcacatAAATTGAATTTCCATGTTTGTCTTGAGCACAAGTTCATATCATCTATTCATTGGAGTCAGAGACAACAGAGACAGAGCGAGTTTCCGAGACATCCTGTGTCATCATCTGAACAAACTCTG atgGGAGATGTGGCAAAGGACCTAACTGCTGGGACTATTGGGGGGGTGGCGCAATTAATAGTTGGCCACCCATTTGACACCATCAAGGTCAAGCTCCAAAGCCAGCCTACACCCCTCCCGGGCCAGCTTCCCAGGTATTCTGGTGCAATTGATGCTGTCAAGCAGACAGTGGCAGCTGAAGGTCCAAGGGGTTTATACAAGGGTATGGGTGCCCCACTTGCCACAGTAGCAGCTTTCAATGCTGTTCTGTTTTCAGTTAGGGGGCAAATGGAAGCATTACTAAGGTCGCATCCTGGTGCTACTCTCACAGTAAATCAGCAGGTTGTTTGTGGAGCTGGAGCTGGAATTGCCGTTTCGTTTCTAGCTTGCCCTACTGAATTGATCAAATGCAG ATTGCAAGCACAAAGTGCATTAGCTGGCACTGGAGCAGGTACCGTGGCAGTGAAATATGGGGGACCCATGGATGTAGCCAGGCAAGTTCTCAGGTCAGAAGGGGGCATAAGAGGTCTGTTCAAGGGCATGGTTCCCACTATGGCTCGTGAAGTACCTGGAAATGCTGCATTGTTTGGTGTATATGAAGCACTAAAGCAATTACTTGCTGGTGGTACTGATACTTCGGGACTGGATAGAGGTTCTCTGTTGCTCGCTGGAGGCTTGGCCGGAGCTGCATACTGGCTCGCAGTTTACCCAACTGATGTTGTCAAGAGTGTGATTCAAATAGATGATTACAAAAACCCTAAGTTCTCGGGTTCAATTGATGCTTTCAGAAGAATTTCAGCTACTGAGGGGTTCAAAGGCCTATATAAGGGTTTTGGTCCAGCAATGGCCCGAAGTGTTCCTGCTAATGCAGCTTGCTTCTTGGCATATGAGATGACAAGATCAGCTCTTGCATGA
- the LOC108336403 gene encoding mitochondrial carnitine/acylcarnitine carrier-like protein isoform X2 codes for MGDVAKDLTAGTIGGVAQLIVGHPFDTIKVKLQSQPTPLPGQLPRYSGAIDAVKQTVAAEGPRGLYKGMGAPLATVAAFNAVLFSVRGQMEALLRSHPGATLTVNQQVVCGAGAGIAVSFLACPTELIKCRLQAQSALAGTGAGTVAVKYGGPMDVARQVLRSEGGIRGLFKGMVPTMAREVPGNAALFGVYEALKQLLAGGTDTSGLDRGSLLLAGGLAGAAYWLAVYPTDVVKSVIQIDDYKNPKFSGSIDAFRRISATEGFKGLYKGFGPAMARSVPANAACFLAYEMTRSALA; via the exons atgGGAGATGTGGCAAAGGACCTAACTGCTGGGACTATTGGGGGGGTGGCGCAATTAATAGTTGGCCACCCATTTGACACCATCAAGGTCAAGCTCCAAAGCCAGCCTACACCCCTCCCGGGCCAGCTTCCCAGGTATTCTGGTGCAATTGATGCTGTCAAGCAGACAGTGGCAGCTGAAGGTCCAAGGGGTTTATACAAGGGTATGGGTGCCCCACTTGCCACAGTAGCAGCTTTCAATGCTGTTCTGTTTTCAGTTAGGGGGCAAATGGAAGCATTACTAAGGTCGCATCCTGGTGCTACTCTCACAGTAAATCAGCAGGTTGTTTGTGGAGCTGGAGCTGGAATTGCCGTTTCGTTTCTAGCTTGCCCTACTGAATTGATCAAATGCAG ATTGCAAGCACAAAGTGCATTAGCTGGCACTGGAGCAGGTACCGTGGCAGTGAAATATGGGGGACCCATGGATGTAGCCAGGCAAGTTCTCAGGTCAGAAGGGGGCATAAGAGGTCTGTTCAAGGGCATGGTTCCCACTATGGCTCGTGAAGTACCTGGAAATGCTGCATTGTTTGGTGTATATGAAGCACTAAAGCAATTACTTGCTGGTGGTACTGATACTTCGGGACTGGATAGAGGTTCTCTGTTGCTCGCTGGAGGCTTGGCCGGAGCTGCATACTGGCTCGCAGTTTACCCAACTGATGTTGTCAAGAGTGTGATTCAAATAGATGATTACAAAAACCCTAAGTTCTCGGGTTCAATTGATGCTTTCAGAAGAATTTCAGCTACTGAGGGGTTCAAAGGCCTATATAAGGGTTTTGGTCCAGCAATGGCCCGAAGTGTTCCTGCTAATGCAGCTTGCTTCTTGGCATATGAGATGACAAGATCAGCTCTTGCATGA